TCAGCTTTAAAATCTGATTTACCTAAATGAGAGAAGAATGCGAGGACTTCATCCACGCCAATTTTAGTTCCGCTCAAAGGATGGTGTCCTGGAATTGTCCATTTTACATTTTCATCAATAACTTGACGTATACCGTTCAAGTCATTTTTGCCATAAGCATCAAAGAACTGTGCAATGATGGCAAGGTTTGGATGTTGTTCAGTCATGAGTTTTATTGTTTAATGATTATTTATAAATTGTTAATTACAGTTCTTGCTCGGCCCCATATCGTATGGCCTCTTTAAGGATATTGATGTTTATATCTTTTAGCGTTTTGAACTTGATACAATACCCGCTCACGCTTGCCTTGCCTATTTTTTTTCCAAAGGTTTGAGATAAGTAAGTTTTGTCTTTAAGGCCAAGTATATAGATAGAAATTCCGGTTGTGTTTGCACTTAAACCAATTTGATAAAACTCTTTGGTTTTCCCATCCGCATATTGTATGGTGTATAATCCATATCCTATATTAGGGTTCGAAACAACTTTATTTTCACTGTTTTTACCATTCAAGAATCATAATTTACATGCTGGCATTAATATGTAGAATGACTTCGTGTAATGTTTGCATCTCGTTGCGTTTCGATTCTGACTGACTGTTAATGTACACTGTGATTTGTTCTCTATGTTCATTTAAATATAAAATTAGGAGAGTGGCTTAGTTTGTTTTTAAATTTTATCAAACAGATTTAGCTGTAGTTTTAAAATGGTAAATCATCATCTTTAAATCTTTGAATAGAATCAAATCGTATCCATAAATTATTTAATATAATTTTTCTTTTATCCTCAGTAGATTTTTTTAATAAATCTAAAAATGCGCTAACATATGTAACTTTTATTTCTTTTGTTTTGAAGTAACTATACTTGCCAATTAAAAATATTCGTGTCAACTTCGCATTGTCTTGAATGATATTTTCTAACATAGAATTCTTATTTAATTCTTCGAGATTTCTTATTATCTTATCAAGGCTAGTTTCATAGGTTAGATTATCTTCAATTGTTGTAAATATTTTTATAAAATCGTTAGCGAAATTTTGATAAATATTTTTTTCGCCAATGGTAAATTGAATATCGATGGATTGGTCATTCAGCATATCTCTATATATATCAAAAAATGAATTGATTCTTTTATTGTAATTAATTGCAATCATTTTTTTTAAAATATGGGAATATTTAAAATTTACATTTCCTATCTGTGAAATAATTTCTTCAAATAGTTTACCTATGAAGTAAATGTCGGTTTTATGATTATAAATTTCCTCCTCAAAATCTTTCGGTATAGAGAATCTCCAATTCAACGTAATACTTTTGTTAACGGTGTTTGCATCTACCTGTTTTCCAAACCCAAAATCAATGATTTTCACAATACCACTTTCTGTTATGAGAATATTATTTGGTCTTATATCTCGATGTAAAATTTCTTTTTCTTCTAAATGTTTAAATCCTTCTATTGTTTGTAGAAATATATCTTCTAAATGATCTGGATTTTCATTTAGATATTTATCAATTTGTTTCCCATCAATGTACTCCATTATTATAAAACCTGTTGTTTCTTCAGGATAAAGATAATAGTTGAAAACACGAACAATATTAGCGTGATTTGTTTTATAAAGGATTTTTATTTCATCTTTAAAATAGTCGTAATATAAGCCTTTATCATCTTCGTTATAAGGTGAATATTTTTTACACACAAATATCTCGTCTATAGCTTCGTCTTTCATTAAGATCGTTCTTCCTGTTCCACCCTGTCCAATTTCTTTAATGAATTTAAAATCTTTAGTTTTTAAAAATACTATTGGGTCATTTTGATTCATAGTTGTGAATTGTTAAGGGAAATTATAGCTAACGTTTTATATGCCTGGCAAATATCATTCTTAATGATTATCAAATATAAATGATTAAACACCTAAAAAACAAAATCCCCAATACTTTTAAACTTAAAAGCATTGGGGATTGTAATAGTATAAACGAAGTTTTATCCTTCCATCTTAGCAGAAAGTTCAAACCAGCGTTCTTCTTTGGCTTCTATTTTCTTGATAAGGTTTTCGAGTTCTTTGGCTTTCTTTTCAATATCAGCATCAGCTACTTTTCCATCGGCAAATAACTGTTCAATTTTAGTTTTGTCTAGTTCTAAATCCTTGATTTCTTTCTCGATTTTCTGAAATTCTTTTTGCTCGTTAAAAGTCAAATTTCCAGTTGGATTATTTTGTTTCCACTCTTTCTTCTCCGTTTTATTGTCTTCTTTTTGAGCAACATCGTTACTGTCTTCATAGGCTCTAAAATCAGAGTAATTACCAGGAAAAGTTTCAATTTCACCTTGTCCTCTAAAAACGAATAGCTGATCTACAATTTTATCCATGAAATAACGGTCGTGCGATACAACAACCAAACAGCCTGGGTAATCCAAAAGAAAACTTTCCAAGACGTTCAAAGTCACAATATCCAAGTCATTGGTAGGCTCATCGAGAATCAAGAAGTTAGGATTCTGAATCAAAACGGTACATAAATACAAACGTTTCAATTCACCACCACTTAGTTTTTCTACAAAATCGTATTGTTTTTTGGCATCAAAAAGAAAACGCTCCAACAATTGGGAAGCCGAAATCATACGTCCTTTAGACAACGGAATAAATTCTCCGTATTCCTTAATAATATCAATAACGCGTTGTCCCGGTTTTGGGTTGATTCCGCTTTGAGTGTAATATCCAATTTTGATGGTGTCACCAACGACTACTTTTCCGTGATCTAAAGGTAAAGCACCAGTAAGAAGGTTTAGGAAAGTAGATTTTCCAGTTCCGTTTTTACCAATAATTCCAATACGTTCACCACGTTGAAAATCATAACTGAAATTATCCAAAATTACATGGTCCTTGAATTTCTTAGAGATTTTGTGAAGCTCAATAATCTTGCTTCCCATACGCTCCATATTAATTTCAAGTTCTACCTTGTTTTCTTTTCTTCGGCTTTGTGCTTTTTCTTTAATGTCATAAAAATCATCCTGACGTGATTTAGACTTAGTTGTTCTCGCTTTCGGCTGACGACGCATCCATTCTAATTCTTTTACAAACAAGTTTTGGGCTTTGTCTACACTTGCATTTTCAGAAGCAATACGTTCTTCTTTTTTCTCTAAATAATAAGAGTAATTTCCTTTGTATTGGTAAATTTTTCCGTTGTCCAATTCGATGATTTCATTACAAACACGTTCCAGAAAGAAACGGTCGTGCGTAACCATAAACAACGTAATGTTTTCTTTAGCAAAATAACTTTCCAACCATTCAATCATCTCTAAATCCAGGTGATTGGTAGGCTCATCCAGAATCAATAAATCAGGACGGTTAATCAGGATAATCGCCAATGACAAACGTTTCTTTTGTCCACCCGAAAGGTTTTTAACTTTCAGTTTGAAATCTTCCAATTTCAGTTTGAACAAAATCTGTTTGTATTGCGTTTCAAAATCCCACGCATTATGACGATCCATTCCGTCAAAAGCTTTTTGGTAGGCTTCTTCGTCTTCGGGATTTTCTAATGCTTTTTCGTATGCTTCAATGATTTTTAAAGTCTCATTATCCGAAGCAAAAATACTTTCTTCAATTGTAAGTTCCTCTTGCAAATTATTGTCTTGAGACAAAAATGCCATTCTGATACTTTTGCGTAAAATAACTTGTCCTGTATCTGGCTCGTCCAAACCATTGATGATACTCATAATAGTGGTTTTACCCGAACCATTTTTGGCAATGAAGGCAATTTTTTGGTCTTTGTTGATTCCAAAAGAGATGTCTTTGAAGAGAGTTCGTTCCCCAAAAGATTTTGATATATTTTCTACTGAAAGGTAATTCACGAGTGTAATTTTTTGCAAAAGTAAGTTTTTAAAACGGAAGTTGCTATCCAATATTGAAATGGCACAAGGATGATACTGATTTTATGGTTTTAAATAAGGACTCAAATCGATCGTATGAAATTGTTGTGGTGTGTTTACAAAAGGTTTCTTCAACGTTGTTTCATTGGTGAGGTAAAATAATTTGCCGTCTTCGGTTGTGATTGCTTCGATTTGATGAAATGGGAGTGCTATTTTAATTTTACGCCTGTTGCCTGTTCCAAAATCATTGTTTTGATAGTCATACAGTAAGACGACAAAAGGTTGAAGGAATTTAGAGTACCCACACAAAACAATACCTTTTTGTGTAGGTAATGTAGTTGCGCCCGTTATTAATCCTTGTACATCCAGTATTTCTTTGAGATGAGCATTATATTTGCCTGGTGTTTTTGGCAAAGAATAAACAGTAGATTTTTGGGAAGTCCATTGTTTGGTAAACAAAAAAATACTATCATGTAACACTACAAATGCCTCACAATCAAAATCGGTTGTATTGGCTTTTTTAATAGAGAAATCGTTTTGAGTAGGATACGAAAAAGAGATAGTATCAATTTCGGGATTGGTAGTGTAAAATGTCTTTTTTTGAATTCTTAATATTCTTAAATCTTTTCTGTTGCCTAGATTATTGTTGCCAAAATCACCAATGTAGATATAACTACTATCTTGTGTAATCTCTTCCCAATCGGTGTATTTTAATTTTTTCAGGGTTATTTTTTTCTTGATTTCTCCCTTTAAATCCAACCCATAAAATTCAGAGTCAAAGTGATCATTGTGAGTCCACAGTAAGCCATCAAAAGGAGTCAAGCCCGAAGTCCTTATTAATGAATCACTAAGTTTTGCGGTGTACTTTGGTTTTACTTTTGCAGAAGCATACCAACATTTACAATTGTTTTTAGTTGCTTTTGGATTGTAATTGGAGGCGAGACGGTCTGTACAGCCCGAAGTTTGGTTATAAGAAGAGGTTATGAACAGAAAAAAAAGAATCAAAAAATTGAACATTATAATGGTTTAATAGAAATTAAAAGCAAGATATTAAATAAATAGCTAATAGTATAGAATAACCTTTGATAGCTTTCTATTTTTGATTTTGTTGTCTTTGGAGGGGTAATGAAGTATTGATTTTTTCTTATATTTGGATTGTTAAAAAAAATACTTTTCTACAATCCAAATAAAACTTATGGATTTCATTAAACATAATTTACTTCTATTTTTTATACTTATTTCTTCATTTTCTTCGTTCTCGCAGAAAATAGATTTAAAAAGTGATGATGTAGATATGAAGCAAATTTTGGAAAGTATTTTTATAAGTCCTGACAGTGTTAAGAAAAAAGAAGATCAAAGTAAAATTGCTTTTTCGTTAATTCCTGCACCCGACATGAAGAGTTCTGAAGGTGGATTAGTTGTTTCATTTGTAACAACTTTCTACTTGGATCATAATTATGAAACTACCAAAATGTCGGAAGTTTATTTTACGCCCACCACTAGTTTTACTGGTCAGTACTCTTTTCCTATACAATCCTATATTTATACTAAGGATAATAAATATAATTTTATTGGTGACTACAGGTTTATGATTTATCCTCAGTTTACTTACGGTTTAGGAGGGAATAGTTCCAAGAATCCACAATCGGAAGTAGATTATCAACAAATTCGATTTTATCAATTTATTAGTCGAAAAATAAAAGGAGATTTTCGTTTAGGATTAGGGTTTCAATTAGATAAATATGGAAGTATTTCTGAGGATTCTGAAATAGATGTTCCTACTGATTTTGCGAAATACCAAGAAGGAGATTACACTAACGAGCTTTCTTCAGGAATTGCTTTTCAGGCTTTGTATGATTCCCGGAAAAATATTTTGAATCCGGATCAGGGCTATTATTTTGAAGCTGATTATCGTATCAATTCCAGTATTTTTGGAAGTGATACGAAGTGGCAATCCATTTATATTGATGCGAGAAAATATCATTCTTTTAGTGATACACGGCATAAAGTATTGGCAACTAGAATTTTTTACTGGGCTGTTTTCGATGGGAAACCTCATTATCTGGATTTGCCAAGCATAGGTTGGGATCGTTATGGTAAAACAGGTAGAGGATTTACCCGCAACCGCTACAGAAGTAATTCGTTATTGTATTTGGAAACCGAATACCGTACAGATATTACCAAAAACGGTTTTCTTGGTGCCGTTTTTTATGGAAATATTTCCTCTGTATCAGATTTAGATACCTATAGATTTACCAATTGGACACCTGCTATAGGGACTGGATTGAGAATAAAATTTAATAGAAAGAATAATAGTAATCTAGCATTAGATTACGGTATAAGCAAAGATGATTGGACTTTTAGAGTGGCACTTTCAGAAAATTTTTAATCCCTTCATTTGGAGTGTTTTTTCTGCCCGACTTTCTCACGTTGAATTTTGTGACTTTACCACTTAAAAATATACCTTTGAAGCATGCAATTATCGGTTATTATTTTAAATTACAATGTTCGATGTTTTTTAGAACTCTGTGTGCTAAGCGTGGAAAACGCTTTAGAAAGCATAGATTCTGAAATCATTGTGGTAGATAATAATTCTACAGATGAAAGTTGTGAGATGATAAAAGCACGTTTTCCGAATGTTATACTTATTCAAAATAATCAAAATTTTGGTTTTTCAAAAGGGAATAATATTGGAGTTGCTCAGGCCAAAGGAGACTATATTTGTATTTTAAATCCAGATACAGTTGTAGCAGAAGATACTTTTGAAAAAGTGTTAGCATTTGCTAAAAACAAAAAAGACTTAGGAATTATTGGTGTAAAACTCATAGATGGGACGGGTAATTTTCTTCCCGAAAGCAAAAGGGGAATTCCAACGCCTTGGGTTGCCTTTACTAAGATTATTGGTCTGTATAAGTTATTCCCAAAATCAAATCTTTTTAAAAAATATTACGCGCAACATATTAGTGAAAATGAAACAGGTACAGTCGAAATATTGGTTGGAGCTTTTATGTTTTTAAAAAAAGAACTGTATGAAGCTGTAGGAGGTTTTGATGAAGATTGTTTTATGTATTCAGATGATATTGATTTGTCATATATGATATTGCAAATGGGGAAACGAAATTATTATTTTCATGAAACAACCGTCATACATTATAAAGGAGAAAGCACAAATAAAGATGCTGTTTATATGAAACGATTTCAGGAAGCTATGGAGTTTTTTTATAAAAAACATTTTCAGGTTTCCTTTCTTTTTTCTGTATTTATGAAAATTGGAATAGTGTTTTTTTCTCTGATAAAAAGAATTCAGGGACGACCTAAAACCAAAATTATCCCTGAAAATTATTTACTGGTATCAGCCTCTGAAACATTAGTTAAAATAATAACATCACTTGTCCAAAAAAAGGTTGATTTTCTCGATTGGAGAGAAGAAAAAGAGGTAAATTTGCAGTCAAATTCAATAAGAAACGGGTTACAGATTATTTTAGATAATGAATTTGTATCCTTCAAAAAATGTATAGAGATTCACGAAAGATATAGAAATAAAGGGATTGTCTTTAGAATAATACCAAAAGGCACCAACTTTAGTATTGGAAGTGATTCCCCTAATGATAGAGGAGAAATTGTAAAAGTGAAATAAAATTACATTTAAAATAATTTATATTTAAAATATTTATTAATTTCGCAAAATTAAAATCAGAATCACCTTTTAGATTAACAATATGGCAAGATTTGAATTAAAGCTTCCAAAAATGGGAGAAAGCGTTGCGGAAGCAACTATTACAAATTGGTTAAAAGAAGTTGGCGACAGAATAGAAGCGGATGAAGCTGTTTTGGAAATTGCCACTGATAAAGTTGATTCAGAGGTTCCATCTGAGGTTTCTGGTATTCTTATCGAAAAATTATTTGGTAAAGATGATTTGGTTCAAGTAGGTGAAACTATTGCTATTATTGAAACTGAAGGAGGTAATATTGAGGCGCCAGTTCAGGATATTTCAGTTGCTGCTGTTGAGGAAATTGAAAAGACAATTGAAACGGTTAAAGAATCTGTTGCTGCTCCGATTAGTTTTTTAGAGAGTGATAAATTCTTTTCTCCATTAGTAAAAAACATAGCAAAAGAAGAAGGAATTTCCTTAGCAGAGTTAGAAAGTATTGCTGGTTCTGGAAAAGACGGACGTATTACTAAAGATGATATTTTAAATTATATAAAAAATAGAGGAACCCAACCATTAGCTGTTGTTAGTACACCAGTAAAAACTGTTGAAGCTGTAAAAGTGGATTTGGTTAAGAGTAGTCCAGTGCAAGCTGTTTCTCCAGTTTCTGTAAATGGAGGAGATGAGATTATAGAAATGGACAGAATGCGCAAGCTGATTTCTGGTTATATGGTGGCTTCGGTTCAAACTTCGGCACACGTTCAATCGTTTATCGAAGTAGATGTAACTAATATTGTAAAGTGGAGAGATAAAGTAAAAAATGCTTTTGAAAAAAGAGAAGGTGAGAAATTAACTTACACTCCAATTTTTATGGAAGCAGTTGCAAAAGCGTTGAAAGATTATCCAGGTATGAATATATCAGTACAAGGAGATTTTATCATAAAGAAAAAAGATATTAACTTAGGGATGGCTGCTGCTTTGCCTAATGGAAATTTAATTGTTCCGGTGATTAAAAACGCAGATCAATTAAACTTGGTTGGTATGGCTAAAGCAGTAAATGATTTAGGGAACCGCGCTAAAATAGGTAAACTAAAACCAGACGATACTCAAGGAGGAACTTATACCGTTACAAATGTTGGAACGTTTGGAAGTGTTTTTGGAACGCCAATTATCAATCAGCCGCAAGTTGGAATATTAGCTCTTGGTGCTATTCGTAAAGTGCCAGCGGTTATTGAAACACCTGAAGGAGATTTTATTGGAATTCGTCAAAGAATGTTCTTATCGCATAGTTATGATCATCGTGTTGTTGATGGTGCTTTAGGAGGTGCTTTCGTAAAACGTGTAGCTGAATATCTTGAAGCATTTGATGTAAATAGAGATTATTAAATTGATATTAAATAAAAATAAACCCGACATTGATTTATAAAATGTCGGGTTTCTTGTTATTTAGAATTTTTAATGTTGACTTTAAAATAAAATCAAGCCCAAATTTTTATATTTGTGCAATTAAATACAAAAAATGGAACTCAAACTCAATAAACCAATTTGTTTTTTCGATCTTGAAACAACAGGAATCGATATTGGAAAAGATAGAATCGTAGAAATATCAGTTTTTAAAGTTTTCCCGAATGGCAATAAAGAAAGTAAAACGTGGTTGGTAAATCCAACGATTGCAATACCGCCTTCCTCTACTGCTATTCATGGAATAAGTGATGAGAAAGTAGCAAAAGAACCTACTTTTAATGAATTGGCTCCTCAAGTATATAATATGATTAAGGACAGTGATTTGGCTGGATTTAATTCAGATCGTTTTGATATACCATTATTGGCTGAAGAGTTATTGCGTGCTGGAGTTGATTTTGATATGAAGAACAGAGTTTCTGTAGATGTACAAACTATTTTTCATAAAATGGAAGAGCGTACCTTAAGTGCTGCTTTGAAATTTTACTGTGGAAAAGGGTTAGAAAATGCACATTCTGCTGAAGCGGATACAATGGCGACCTATGAAATTCTTATGGCGCAATTGGATCGTTATCCTGAGTTGGAAAATGATATGAAATCGTTGTCTGAGTTTACGACTAGAAAAAAAATAGCTGACTTTGCAGGAATGATTGCTTTTGATGCAGATAATGAAGAGATTTTTACTTTCGGGAAGCACAAAGGTGTCAAAGTGGGTAAGATTCTTGAAACTGAACCAGGTTATTATAGTTGGATTCAAAATGCAGACTTTCCTTTATATACGAAGAAAGTTTTAACAGCAATTAAATTGAGAAAGTTAAATACAAAATAAGTTTCTAAGACTCTAATTTTCTGAGATTCTAAGTTTTTTTGACTTAATTTTTCAGTAGCTTAGTAACTCGGTAACTCAGTAACTTTGAGAAAAAAATGAAAATAATTTGTATAGGCAGAAATTATGCCAGTCATATTGAAGAATTAAAAAACGAAAGACCTTTGGAGCCTGTTGTTTTTTTGAAACCAGATTCTGCTATTTTATTAAAACAACATCCTTTTGTAATTCCTGAATTTTCAGAGGATATTCATCACGAAATTGAACTTATTGTTAAAATAAGTAAAGTAGGGAAATACATAGAGCCTAAGTTTGCTCATAAATATTATGATGAAATTAGTATTGGAATTGATTTTACTGCTAGAGACTTACAAGCTAAATTGAAAGAAAAAGGACTGCCTTGGGAAAAAGCTAAAGCATTTGATGGTTCGGCAGTGATTGGAGAATTTTTGCCTAAAAGTCAATTTGTTTCGTTAGAAAATGTTACTTTTGAATTGAAGAACAATAATATTACTGTGCAAGAAGGGAATTCTAACAAAATGTTATGGAATATCGATGAACTGGTTTCTTATGTTTCTCAGTTTTTTACATTAAAAATTGGAGATATTATTTTTACAGGAACACCAGAAGGAGTTGCTGCGGTAAAATCAGATGATGTTTTAGAAGGATTTTTAGAAGGACAAAAACTATTTAGAATACAAGTAAAATAATGGCTATAAAATACAACTTGGCAAAAGTGTACGCACTTTCAGATAATGACCCAGAATTTGTAAATGAAATTTTGAATTTATTTGTTACCGAGGTTCCTGATGATTTGTCGCAAATAGGAGAAGGAATTAAAAAGAAAGATTATAAGCATACCTACGCATTTGCACACAAATTGAAGCCAACATTAGATTTACTTGGTTTGAATGTTGCATTTGAGGAAATTTTGCAAATAGAAGCTTGGACTAAAACTGAAGGTAAAAAGAAAGAAATAATAGAAACTTATAAAAGTGTTAAATCGCAAGTTAAGGATGCTATTAAAGAGCTAAGAAAAGATTTTGATCTTTAGTCTATTGTTTTTAGTTTTCTTTAAAATTATTTAAAAAACACACATATATAAAAATCTAACAGTTGTATAAGTAACAGCAGTTGGATTTTTATTTTTTTATTTAAATACAGTATTAAAATATGAAAGCAGCCATAGTTACGATTGGTGATGAGATTCTAATTGGTCAGATTGTAGATACGAATTCAGGTTTTATAGCCAAATCATTAGATAGAATTGGTGTTGAGGTTTATGAAATGCTGTCAGTAAGTGATTCTCGAGAGCATATCTTAAATACATTTTCAAAGCTTCAGAATAAAGTTGATATTGTTATTATTACTGGAGGATTGGGTCCAACTAAGGATGATATTACTAAGAAAACATTCTGTGATTATTTTGAAGATGAGTTAATTGTTGATACTGTGGTTCTTGCTCATGTGACAGAATTGATAGAAGGCTTTTATAAACGAGCTATTACTCAAATTAATAAAGATCAGGCGCTAGTTCCTTCAAAATGTACTGTGCTTCATAATCAAGTGGGTACGGCACCAGGATTGTGGATGAAAAAGGAAAATACCGTTTTTGTGTCACTTCCTGGAGTGCCTTTTGAAATGAAATATT
The Flavobacterium sp. 5 DNA segment above includes these coding regions:
- a CDS encoding DUF1801 domain-containing protein, which produces MNGKNSENKVVSNPNIGYGLYTIQYADGKTKEFYQIGLSANTTGISIYILGLKDKTYLSQTFGKKIGKASVSGYCIKFKTLKDININILKEAIRYGAEQEL
- a CDS encoding protein kinase family protein encodes the protein MNQNDPIVFLKTKDFKFIKEIGQGGTGRTILMKDEAIDEIFVCKKYSPYNEDDKGLYYDYFKDEIKILYKTNHANIVRVFNYYLYPEETTGFIIMEYIDGKQIDKYLNENPDHLEDIFLQTIEGFKHLEEKEILHRDIRPNNILITESGIVKIIDFGFGKQVDANTVNKSITLNWRFSIPKDFEEEIYNHKTDIYFIGKLFEEIISQIGNVNFKYSHILKKMIAINYNKRINSFFDIYRDMLNDQSIDIQFTIGEKNIYQNFANDFIKIFTTIEDNLTYETSLDKIIRNLEELNKNSMLENIIQDNAKLTRIFLIGKYSYFKTKEIKVTYVSAFLDLLKKSTEDKRKIILNNLWIRFDSIQRFKDDDLPF
- a CDS encoding ABC-F family ATP-binding cassette domain-containing protein; this encodes MNYLSVENISKSFGERTLFKDISFGINKDQKIAFIAKNGSGKTTIMSIINGLDEPDTGQVILRKSIRMAFLSQDNNLQEELTIEESIFASDNETLKIIEAYEKALENPEDEEAYQKAFDGMDRHNAWDFETQYKQILFKLKLEDFKLKVKNLSGGQKKRLSLAIILINRPDLLILDEPTNHLDLEMIEWLESYFAKENITLFMVTHDRFFLERVCNEIIELDNGKIYQYKGNYSYYLEKKEERIASENASVDKAQNLFVKELEWMRRQPKARTTKSKSRQDDFYDIKEKAQSRRKENKVELEINMERMGSKIIELHKISKKFKDHVILDNFSYDFQRGERIGIIGKNGTGKSTFLNLLTGALPLDHGKVVVGDTIKIGYYTQSGINPKPGQRVIDIIKEYGEFIPLSKGRMISASQLLERFLFDAKKQYDFVEKLSGGELKRLYLCTVLIQNPNFLILDEPTNDLDIVTLNVLESFLLDYPGCLVVVSHDRYFMDKIVDQLFVFRGQGEIETFPGNYSDFRAYEDSNDVAQKEDNKTEKKEWKQNNPTGNLTFNEQKEFQKIEKEIKDLELDKTKIEQLFADGKVADADIEKKAKELENLIKKIEAKEERWFELSAKMEG
- a CDS encoding BamA/TamA family outer membrane protein; this translates as MDFIKHNLLLFFILISSFSSFSQKIDLKSDDVDMKQILESIFISPDSVKKKEDQSKIAFSLIPAPDMKSSEGGLVVSFVTTFYLDHNYETTKMSEVYFTPTTSFTGQYSFPIQSYIYTKDNKYNFIGDYRFMIYPQFTYGLGGNSSKNPQSEVDYQQIRFYQFISRKIKGDFRLGLGFQLDKYGSISEDSEIDVPTDFAKYQEGDYTNELSSGIAFQALYDSRKNILNPDQGYYFEADYRINSSIFGSDTKWQSIYIDARKYHSFSDTRHKVLATRIFYWAVFDGKPHYLDLPSIGWDRYGKTGRGFTRNRYRSNSLLYLETEYRTDITKNGFLGAVFYGNISSVSDLDTYRFTNWTPAIGTGLRIKFNRKNNSNLALDYGISKDDWTFRVALSENF
- a CDS encoding glycosyltransferase family 2 protein; this translates as MQLSVIILNYNVRCFLELCVLSVENALESIDSEIIVVDNNSTDESCEMIKARFPNVILIQNNQNFGFSKGNNIGVAQAKGDYICILNPDTVVAEDTFEKVLAFAKNKKDLGIIGVKLIDGTGNFLPESKRGIPTPWVAFTKIIGLYKLFPKSNLFKKYYAQHISENETGTVEILVGAFMFLKKELYEAVGGFDEDCFMYSDDIDLSYMILQMGKRNYYFHETTVIHYKGESTNKDAVYMKRFQEAMEFFYKKHFQVSFLFSVFMKIGIVFFSLIKRIQGRPKTKIIPENYLLVSASETLVKIITSLVQKKVDFLDWREEKEVNLQSNSIRNGLQIILDNEFVSFKKCIEIHERYRNKGIVFRIIPKGTNFSIGSDSPNDRGEIVKVK
- a CDS encoding dihydrolipoamide acetyltransferase family protein, whose amino-acid sequence is MARFELKLPKMGESVAEATITNWLKEVGDRIEADEAVLEIATDKVDSEVPSEVSGILIEKLFGKDDLVQVGETIAIIETEGGNIEAPVQDISVAAVEEIEKTIETVKESVAAPISFLESDKFFSPLVKNIAKEEGISLAELESIAGSGKDGRITKDDILNYIKNRGTQPLAVVSTPVKTVEAVKVDLVKSSPVQAVSPVSVNGGDEIIEMDRMRKLISGYMVASVQTSAHVQSFIEVDVTNIVKWRDKVKNAFEKREGEKLTYTPIFMEAVAKALKDYPGMNISVQGDFIIKKKDINLGMAAALPNGNLIVPVIKNADQLNLVGMAKAVNDLGNRAKIGKLKPDDTQGGTYTVTNVGTFGSVFGTPIINQPQVGILALGAIRKVPAVIETPEGDFIGIRQRMFLSHSYDHRVVDGALGGAFVKRVAEYLEAFDVNRDY
- a CDS encoding 3'-5' exonuclease, with the translated sequence MELKLNKPICFFDLETTGIDIGKDRIVEISVFKVFPNGNKESKTWLVNPTIAIPPSSTAIHGISDEKVAKEPTFNELAPQVYNMIKDSDLAGFNSDRFDIPLLAEELLRAGVDFDMKNRVSVDVQTIFHKMEERTLSAALKFYCGKGLENAHSAEADTMATYEILMAQLDRYPELENDMKSLSEFTTRKKIADFAGMIAFDADNEEIFTFGKHKGVKVGKILETEPGYYSWIQNADFPLYTKKVLTAIKLRKLNTK
- a CDS encoding fumarylacetoacetate hydrolase family protein — its product is MKIICIGRNYASHIEELKNERPLEPVVFLKPDSAILLKQHPFVIPEFSEDIHHEIELIVKISKVGKYIEPKFAHKYYDEISIGIDFTARDLQAKLKEKGLPWEKAKAFDGSAVIGEFLPKSQFVSLENVTFELKNNNITVQEGNSNKMLWNIDELVSYVSQFFTLKIGDIIFTGTPEGVAAVKSDDVLEGFLEGQKLFRIQVK
- a CDS encoding Hpt domain-containing protein → MAIKYNLAKVYALSDNDPEFVNEILNLFVTEVPDDLSQIGEGIKKKDYKHTYAFAHKLKPTLDLLGLNVAFEEILQIEAWTKTEGKKKEIIETYKSVKSQVKDAIKELRKDFDL